One Pseudomonas abieticivorans genomic region harbors:
- a CDS encoding inorganic phosphate transporter — protein sequence MIDLFHGVDAWVLVSLFFALAFVLAFEFINGFHDTANAVATVIYTKAMPPHLAVFASGAFNFLGVLFGGVGVAYAIVHLLPVELLINVNTGHGLAMVFSLLAAAIAWNLGTWYFGIPSSSSHTLIGSILGVGLANAMLNNIPLGDGINWQKAIDIGASLVVSPIVGFGVAALVLIGLKWWRPQSNMHKTPEQRKKTDDKKHPPFWNRLVLVVSAMAVSFVHGSNDGQKGIGLIMLVLIGIVPSQFVLDLSSTTYQIERTRDATLHLSQFYQRNADSLGEYLALGKAKQGDLPDQFRCEPQQTEPTIDALLHTLKGVADYHSLPQEKRIEVRRYLLCLDDTARKVSKLPVLDSREKADLEKLRKDLTTTTEYAPFWVILAVALALGLGTMIGWKRVVLTIGEKIGKQGMTYAQGMSAQITAALSIGMANVFSLPVSTTHVLSSGVAGTMVANKSGLQGGTIKTILLAWVLTLPASMALAAGLFWLASKAIG from the coding sequence ATGATTGATTTATTCCACGGAGTCGACGCCTGGGTACTGGTGAGCCTGTTTTTCGCGCTTGCCTTTGTCCTGGCCTTCGAGTTCATCAATGGCTTTCATGACACCGCCAACGCGGTGGCCACAGTCATTTACACCAAAGCCATGCCGCCCCACCTGGCCGTGTTTGCATCCGGTGCTTTCAACTTCCTGGGCGTGTTGTTTGGCGGTGTGGGTGTGGCCTATGCCATCGTTCACCTGCTGCCGGTCGAACTGCTGATCAACGTCAACACCGGCCACGGCCTGGCCATGGTGTTCTCGTTGCTGGCGGCTGCCATTGCCTGGAACCTGGGCACGTGGTACTTCGGCATTCCTTCGTCCAGTTCGCACACCCTGATCGGCTCGATCCTGGGCGTGGGCCTGGCCAACGCCATGTTGAACAACATCCCCTTGGGCGATGGCATCAACTGGCAGAAGGCGATCGACATCGGCGCCTCCCTGGTGGTTTCGCCCATCGTCGGTTTCGGCGTGGCAGCCCTGGTGCTGATCGGTCTGAAATGGTGGCGCCCGCAGTCGAACATGCACAAAACCCCCGAGCAGCGCAAAAAGACCGACGACAAGAAGCACCCGCCGTTCTGGAACCGCCTGGTCCTGGTGGTTTCGGCCATGGCCGTGAGCTTCGTGCACGGTTCCAACGATGGTCAAAAGGGTATCGGCCTGATCATGCTGGTGCTGATCGGCATCGTGCCGTCGCAGTTCGTGCTGGACCTGTCCAGCACGACCTACCAGATCGAGCGCACCCGCGATGCAACGCTGCACCTGAGCCAGTTCTACCAGCGCAATGCCGACAGCCTGGGCGAGTACCTGGCGCTGGGCAAGGCCAAGCAAGGCGACCTGCCGGACCAGTTCCGCTGCGAGCCGCAGCAGACCGAACCGACCATCGACGCGCTGCTGCATACCCTCAAGGGCGTGGCGGACTACCATTCGCTGCCACAGGAAAAACGCATCGAAGTGCGCCGCTACCTGCTGTGCCTGGATGACACGGCGCGCAAGGTCAGCAAGTTGCCGGTACTGGATTCGCGCGAAAAGGCGGACCTGGAAAAACTGCGTAAAGACCTGACCACCACCACCGAATACGCTCCGTTCTGGGTGATCTTGGCTGTAGCGTTGGCCTTGGGCCTGGGCACCATGATCGGCTGGAAGCGCGTGGTACTGACCATCGGTGAGAAGATCGGCAAGCAGGGCATGACCTATGCCCAGGGCATGTCGGCGCAAATCACCGCAGCGCTGTCCATTGGCATGGCCAACGTGTTCAGCCTGCCGGTATCCACCACTCACGTGCTGTCCTCCGGCGTGGCCGGCACCATGGTCGCCAACAAAAGCGGCCTGCAAGGCGGCACCATCAAGACCATCTTGCTGGCGTGGGTATTGACCCTGCCGGCATCGATGGCATTGGCGGCCGGGCTGTTCTGGCTCGCGTCCAAGGCCATTGGCTGA
- a CDS encoding helicase HerA-like domain-containing protein, which yields MPDTAQLLFGADAQGQPIGQDLRLANRHGLVAGATGTGKTVTLQRLAEAFSDAGVAVFAADIKGDLCGLGAAGNPQGKIAERIAGMPWLNYAPRAYPVTLWDIHGQSGHPLRTTISEMGPLLLGSLLELSDSQQSALYAAFKVADREGLLLLDLKDLKALLNYLRENPQALGDDSALMTTGSSQALLRRLSSLEQQGAEALFGEPALQLEDILQPTADGRGRIHLLDASRLVHEAPKVYATFLLWLLAELFEQLPERGDADKPLLALFFDEAHLLFAGTPKALQDRLEQVVRLIRSKGVGVYFVTQSPADLPDDVLAQLGLRIQHGLRAFTAKEQKSLKAVADGFRPNPAFSALQVLTELGIGEALVGTLQDKGTPAMVQRVLIAPPQSRIGPLTEAERAALIATSPLAGRYDKPIDRESAYEMLLARKAPAAAADPAPAGESFSDKAGEFLSGAAGQALKSAMRQAANQFGRQLVRGVLGSLLGGTKKR from the coding sequence ATGCCTGATACCGCGCAATTGCTGTTTGGCGCCGATGCCCAAGGCCAGCCCATTGGCCAGGATTTGCGCCTGGCCAACCGCCATGGCCTGGTGGCCGGCGCCACCGGCACCGGCAAGACCGTGACCTTGCAGCGCTTGGCCGAAGCCTTCAGCGATGCCGGCGTGGCGGTGTTCGCCGCCGATATCAAGGGTGACCTGTGCGGCCTGGGCGCGGCCGGCAACCCTCAGGGCAAGATCGCCGAGCGGATCGCCGGCATGCCCTGGCTCAACTATGCGCCGCGGGCTTACCCGGTGACGCTGTGGGACATTCACGGCCAAAGCGGCCACCCCCTTCGCACCACCATCAGCGAGATGGGCCCGTTGTTGCTGGGCAGCCTGCTGGAACTGAGCGACAGCCAACAGTCGGCGCTGTATGCCGCCTTCAAGGTGGCCGACCGCGAGGGGCTGCTGTTGCTGGACTTGAAAGACCTCAAGGCCCTGCTCAACTATTTGCGCGAAAACCCCCAGGCCCTGGGCGATGACAGTGCGCTGATGACCACCGGCTCCAGCCAGGCCTTGTTGCGCCGCCTCTCAAGCCTGGAACAGCAGGGCGCCGAGGCGCTGTTTGGCGAGCCAGCCTTGCAGCTCGAGGACATCCTGCAGCCTACGGCCGACGGTCGCGGTCGCATCCACCTGCTGGACGCCAGTCGCTTGGTGCACGAGGCGCCCAAGGTTTATGCAACCTTTTTGCTGTGGTTGTTGGCCGAGCTGTTCGAGCAACTGCCCGAACGCGGCGACGCCGACAAACCCTTGCTTGCACTCTTTTTCGATGAGGCGCACCTGCTGTTTGCCGGCACGCCCAAGGCCTTGCAAGACCGCCTTGAGCAGGTGGTGCGGCTGATCCGATCCAAAGGCGTGGGCGTATATTTCGTCACCCAGTCGCCGGCCGACCTGCCTGACGATGTCTTGGCCCAGTTGGGGTTGCGCATTCAGCATGGCTTGCGCGCTTTCACGGCCAAGGAGCAGAAGTCGTTGAAAGCAGTGGCCGATGGTTTCCGGCCAAACCCTGCGTTCAGTGCGTTGCAGGTGCTGACAGAACTGGGAATCGGCGAGGCCTTGGTGGGCACCCTGCAAGACAAGGGCACCCCGGCGATGGTGCAGCGGGTGTTGATCGCACCGCCGCAGTCGCGGATCGGGCCACTGACCGAGGCCGAGCGGGCGGCACTGATTGCCACGTCACCCTTGGCCGGGCGGTATGACAAACCGATCGATCGCGAATCGGCCTATGAAATGCTCCTGGCACGCAAGGCCCCTGCGGCCGCGGCCGACCCTGCGCCGGCGGGGGAGAGCTTCAGCGACAAGGCCGGTGAGTTTTTGAGCGGGGCGGCAGGGCAGGCGTTGAAGTCGGCGATGCGCCAGGCGGCGAACCAGTTTGGCCGGCAGTTGGTGCGCGGGGTGTTGGGGTCGTTGCTGGGCGGCACTAAGAAACGTTGA